The nucleotide sequence agggagggagaagaggggggaaCTGCTAGCTAGGATCCAGACCCCAAACACCTCTGGGCTCTAAGGCAACATGACAACCTCCTGCACACGTCACGTCACAGCCGAGGACTCTGGCTGGTAAACCCGGCTCCCTGTGCCTAGCAACAACCACCCTGTTACCAGGGCAACCACACTGATTCAGTGGCAAAAGCTGTTCCAAGCTCCTGAGTCAAAGCCAAGCAGCCAAATAGCCAAACAgccataaaacaaaaaccaaaatccagaaagtctttctcctcctttcctctggcCTCTTCTCTGCTACACTTATTCACTACTGCTGATTACCACCAAAATAGAAATCCCTTCCATGAGCACAGAGAAAGATGACCCTCTCTTATCTGGGAATGCACTTCTCTCAGTGAGTGCTGCTGTGCCCCACACCCCTGCTCTCCCATTGCCCTTCAAGCCTCCAGTGCAGGCAACTCTAAGTCTTGAGGAATCCACTCCTGATTCATCGACAAACTCCTCCCATTCAACCAGATGGCTGTGAGGATTCCCCAAAGGGGACTCCACTGGGTAACAGGGACAGAATTCAGCACAAAGTAACCCCTATTAGGCCTGAGTCTTCTCTTCATGCCTTCTCTTCTGTCACTGACCAGGCACCAAGCGCTCCATTAGCCCTGCCCACAGCTATCCCAGAGAAGTCTTTCTGCACAATAGTGGGtcttaactcaaaaaaaaaaaaaaaggcatgggaTGAGGGATATGGAGAACTGGATTATAGTCCTGCTGGAGCCAATGAGTTGCAAAGATGCTGGGCAAGTCTTTTCCTAACTAGACTTACATCTCCTTATCTATAAAAGCACAGACTCCTTCCAGAAACATAATTCTCCAGTATTCTAAAATACACTGAAGTGAACAACAGGGTTAGAAGGAACAGCTGCGAGCTGAAGTATgtgtgagggaaggagagggacacCCTCTAAAAGGGAGTTGAACTTGAACTCCACCTCTTTTCCAGTAACTGctcctctgttttgtctgttCTTCCAAaactgacccctcccccaccccatagcCTCCTTTTCCAGCATAACTAATCACAGTTGTTTCCACCTCCCAGCCAGACTGGCCTCCAACCCACAGCTGCTTTCCCCTGTGAACCCTGAAGTTTAGCTCCCACTCAGTGGGAGGGTAAGGGAAGCTGGCTCAGGGAAAGTCTAATATAAAGGGGTGGCCATGAAGTATCCTGGCTGCCTAAGACTCCAGTCACCTACAAGCCCTGTTCCACTCTGTGCAAAATACTCCTTACTCTGAGATTAGTATTTCTCTTCTCCACAGGTAATATCTACTTTTACAAAGATCTTTGAGAATCATTTTAGGCAGAGGTTTTCACCTCTGGACTTCTCTGAAATTCTGATGAAATCTGTGGACTTTTTCCCTAAGAAAACTCAGCACATGCATGAAATCTTCTATGCAATTTTAAGGCCCTCTGAGAATCTAAGAATCCCTGACCTATTCAGCACACAGATGCTgtcatttgttgaatgactgaatgagtgaattcGTCTCCTAAATGGAGAAGGGAACCAAAATTTGTTGAGAGCCTATATAGTGCTGTAAAGTAGACAAATTACCTTTTGACTTCACAACAGCACCATGAGGTTTGCATTACCAGGCCCATTTTACTGCTCGAGGAAAGTCAGGGCCAGAAAAGATAAGCAAACTCTTTAGGCAGGTCATACAGCTGAGTCaaaattttaatctatatttGTAGAAAGTGGTCTCTTGATGCAGGTCAGTCCCTCAACACTTCTTTAAATGACTGTCATTCATGTGATTCTGAAGGTTCAGAGAGGTGCcatgaaaaaacaaagtaaagcCTCTCCCCTAATCTTCACGAAGAACTGAGATAATTTGAAATCGTATTCTCTGGCATTGGGACCGCCCTCCTAGTTGGGGCTCCAAAATTGCGAAAATGCAAATACCATGATACAACAGCGAGACTTTCGACTACAAATGCATTTGTACAGAGCTTCGTGGTTTACAAAACCCGTAATAGGTGTAATTATCCCATTTCAGAGATTAAGAAATAGAGATGAAAGCGTGGCCTAATTAGTGGCAGGCTGGATACTTCCCCCAAATTTCTCGCTCTTAGCGCTTCGCCAGTTCGGACCAAAGAGACTTCCCCTTACCGTGGGCTTGCTCGATGACAGGGATCTGACCTACACTCTGCCCTGGGAAGTGCAGGAGGAAAGCAGCAAAGGAGACAAGTCACCTCGGTGCAGACCCAGGAGGGGGCTGAAACCCGCTGTGGGAAAGCCAGGCCCCATACCACTCCTGCTCCCTTCCTAGGATCCGCTCGAATCATCCCCCTCCTGACCCTATGCCTTAAAGTGACCTGTCTAGTCCCTCCCttttcccccccaccacccaggaAGACCCCCGCGCTCCGCAGCTCACCGTGGTCGGGCACTGCTCCCTGTGCCACGCCTGTCAAAGCTCGGCAAACATCCGGCTCCGCGGTTGAACGGGAACCGCCCCCTCCGGGGCTCCTCACTCCCCAACCACTTCCGCCACACCTCCAACCCACTTCCGGCTCGCTGCCAGGTCCAAACATGGCTTTCCAGGATCCCCTCCCACTTTCCTGCACGTGCTGGCTTAAATGCCCGCCTGGGAGAGGGACAGCATAAGTGTCCGACCCGTCCCTCCCAAAAGGAGGTGATTGGAACAATTAGTTCCGCTTTCCCTGGAGCTCGAATCCCTAGTGGTCCGCTGGAATCCTGTGGTTCTTATTGTTATCAGACGGAGTTTTGCCTCGCCAGTATTCCCCAACTCCCGGTTCTGTGCACCAATGAGTCAGACTCTTCGGATTCTCTCCCGACAGGAAATTTGGAAGCCAATGGTTGTTTCCGGGAGGAGCGGAGAAGAAGACGCTCACTTCCGGCGGAAGGAGGCTTTTCTGGAGggatggaggaggcagaggagctgCTCTCTGGGGGCGAGAGACTGCAGTGCGGTTAGTGACCTGCGGCAACTCTGACCCTCGGCCCCGTCCTTAGATGGACCTGCTGTTCCCTGGTCAACTCTCTACCCCCAGGCCCTTTTCCCCCCTAGCCTGGAATCCTCCGGTGCCCTCAGATGTCTCTGGGGGGTTAAGAGTCCTCGAATACCCTCAAACCTCCTAGGGGCTCCGTTAAGAGCTCTAACATCCCTCAGACTGCCGAGGCCTGCTGGACCTGCGGTTTCCCCCCGTATCTgtccccaccctcatgacccttTGGACTGGCTCCCTTACTGCCTTCCCATTTCCCTGCAGCCCCCGACCCGCGCCTGGGCCCGGAATTAGGATGGATCCCTTCTGGACAAGGCTTTGCTCGAGGCCTCAAAGATTTCCCGCCCGGGCCGACCCGGGCCTTCCTCGCTCTAAAGAGCCTTCCCCGGGGCTTGGCCCTTGGCCCTTCACTCGCCGAGGAACCGTGTTTGGGGGTCTGGTGTGTCGGGGAGCCCCTGCAGCCGGGACTGCTCTGGGGGCCTCTGGAAGAGGAGTCTGTCACcgagcagaaggaggaaggagtgaAACTACGGCTGGAGGAGGTATTGAAAGATAGGACGTGTCTTCGTGACAGATCTTGCAAGAGCTTCAGCCATTTGTAAACAGCTCTTCAGTTTGTTAGAAGAAGCAGGGCATTTCAAGGGATAGGAGATGGTTATGCCCCTTCTTTCCAGGACTGCCTCTTCCCCTCACTTGCAATAGTTAAGGAATCAAGGTGCAAAAAGTGCCCAAAGCTGGATAAAATGGCATGCTTCATTTAACtcatttgtgaaattaaaaaatagctgtttcctcccccctccccccccccccacctttccagGGTTATTTGGAGCAATAGATGAAATAGTGTGGGTAAAGGGTTTCATTGCATAGTAAgtcttaaaaagtaaagaaaagttGATGTACCTCTTACAACTTTTTATTGTTTGGTACACTCACTGGAAGGCAGTAATGTATTCAACTTGTGATATTCCACATattgggagggaggtgaggggagagtCTTTTGGTCTTTACTGAATGAAAAATCAGACAACACAGTCCTGTAGAAGAAGAACCAGAGACCGTTAACCTTCCAGGGGCTTCATATTAGATCTGTCTCAGGAGAGgttacatcccccccccccccccgcccccgattCTGGTTCCCCAAACACATGGGAGAAGGACTCTTATTGGTTTATTTCAGGACGTGTCACTAGGCCCATGGGGAGACGTGTGTGCTTGTGAGCAGAGTTCAGGCTGGATCAGGTAAGTTACAGGAGAGTATGTAGTGAAGATGGTCCTTTGAGGCTTTCTGTCATGGCATGAGTTGGAACCAGAAGCCCACTGTAATTCCCCACCCAgcgattttttttgtttgtttgtttgcagtgAGTGTTCCAAAGGCATGGGGTCTTTTAGGACTCAGACTGCCCAGGAGCTGGGGCTTTAGGGAGGGTCACTTGAAGAGGGTCTCCTGAGCTAGCTCTTCCTCTGCTTTGCAGTCTGGTGCAGCAGGGCAGGCTGGAAGGTGAGGGAAACGTAGCCCTGGTGCGGATCAACGAGAAGCTCCATCTGCAGGTGTACCGGGTTGTGCCGCCAGGCTTTGAGTTGCTGCTGtggccccagcctccctctgatggcctgagccccacccagcccaggcTAGAAGAAGAGGCAGCCATGGCTGTGGTGACAGAAGTGGACTCCGCTTCACAGCAGGAAGTGGACTCCCCTGGGGAGGATGCAGCAGAACCTCGTACAGGTATGTGTCAGATACAACGCTGGCTTCCGAAATTATCACCAAAGCAACCTTGATATGACAAGGCAAAGCTGTGGCTCAGGGAGGTAAAGGAGAGCATCACAGAGTTTTTAATAGTTTCTCTGAGATGGTAGGGCAAAGCCTggatatttattgaaattttgaAGTCTGGTAGATCTTTCAGTGTAGATGGGACAGGGCTTGATCAGATTGAATAAGGATCATGACATAATGGCTTAGGACTTGTAGGTGCAAGGCTAGAATTTTCAGTAAAAGGCTCAGAGAGTCTTGGGGTGTGACCTATCatttgatgcttttattttttttttttgtttttattttttaacgtttatttatttttgagacagagagagacagagcatgaacaggggaggggcagagagagagggagacacagaatccgaaacaggctccaggctctgagcggtcagcacagagcctgacgtggggctcgaactcacggaccgtgagatcatgacctgagtcgaagtcggacgcttaaccgaccgagccccccaggcgccccttgatgctTTTATTGCAGCGTGATTAGGTCTTTTCCTTAGAATTAATAGTATTGATATTTGCAACTTTTATCTTCCTGAGTAAGTTTTCTGGAATAGTAAGGTCATGTTGATGAAGACAGCAAGCTCTATATAAGGTTTCCAATTTCTCATGTTTCTTCTACCTGGGGTGGGTGTAGAGGTTCCTTTATTTTCAGATGAACTAAGGTGAGGAGGTGGTGGCCTAATTCATCCTAAGTGTGCGTCTCCAGAGGGAAAATAGGAGAGCCTTGTTCTAGGACTATCCAGAGGTTTGGGGCACTGGGGTTCCCAAGAGTGCTTCCCCAGGAGGCACCTAAGACTGAACATGAAGATAAACAGAGCACATGGTTCATGTTCCAGGGAAGAGAGTGGTGTCATTGCTCCTGCTGAAGTTCAGGTTCAGGGGCTGAGTAGGAGGAGACACATATTCTTAGAATTTCCTAGTGACACCACTGCCACCCCCTGCTACAGTTTCTACTAACCCCAGCGCCCCCACTCTTGTCTTGCAGATCCCGGTCACCAGTCACCCCCCAGCATCCAGGCAGAGAATATGGTAAGCCCCGGACCTAAGCCTCAAACCCAGGATCAACTTCCCGAGGAGAGCCAACCACTTGGCCTGCTCCCTCGGGGTGGCAGCATGGATGAGGAGGATCCACCCCAGACGCAGATGTCACCTGAACCTCAGAGCAGCTCCACTACCCAGCAGGGCCCAGAGAGTAGTGAGGCCAGTTCCTCGTCTTCTGCCAGAGCCACCCACCTGCATGCTTACCTGGTCAAGAAGTTATGTGGCCCCAGTGAGCAGTGCCCACCCAGAGCAAAGACCTCGGAGTTCAGGGCCCAGCAGGCTGGGGAGCAGCAGCAGGCCGGCCTCCCTGCATGCTTGCGGAGCCCTCCTGGCCCAGGAGGAAGCCCCCCAAAACAGAGACGACGGTACCGGTGTGGGGAGTGTGGCAAAGCCTTCCTGCAGCTGTGCCACCTGAAGAAGCATGCGTTCGTGCACACAGGCCACAAACCCTTCCTTTGCACTGAGTGTGGCAAGAGCTATAGCTCAGAGGAGAGCTTCAAAGCCCATATGCTGGGCCACCGCGGAGTGCGACCCTTTCCTTGTCCACAATGCGACAAGGCCTACGGCACCCGGCGAGACCTCAAAGAGCACCAGGTGGTACATTCAGGTGCCAGGCCCTTTGCCTGTGACCAGTGCGGCAAGGCCTTTGCCCGCCGGCCCTCCCTGCGACTGCATCGCAAGACCCACCAGGTGCCGGCTGCCCCTGCCCCGTGCCCGTGCCCTGTGTGTGGGCGCCCCCTGGCCAACCAGGGCTCTCTGCGCAACCACATGCGACTCCACACAGGAGAAAAGCCTTTCCTGTGCCCACACTGCGGCAGGGCGTTCCGCCAGCGGGGCACCTTGCGTGGTCACTTGCGGCTGCACACGGGGGAGCGTCCTTACCGCTGCCCGCACTGCGCCGATGCCTTTCCGCAGCTGCCTGAGCTGCGGCGCCATCTTATCTCTCACACCGGGGAGGCCTACTTGTGCCCTGTGTGTGGGAAGGCCCTCCGAGACCCACATACACTGCGTGCTCATGAGCGTCTGCACTCAGGGGAGAGGCCCTTCCCGTGCCCCCAGTGTGGCCGTGCTTACACACTGGCCACCAAGCTGAGGCGCCACCTCAAGTCCCACCTGGCCGACAAGCCCTATCGCTGTCCCACCTGTGGCATGGGCTAcaccctcccccagagcctcaAGCGGCACCAGCTCAGTCACCAGCGTGGGGCACCTTCCAGCCCACCCAGTGTGCCACCTGCTGCTTCCGAGCCCACCGTGGTACTGGTGCAGACTGAGCCAGAACTGCTAGATACATGCAGCGAACAGGACGCCTCCCCAGCCCGGGACGTCTTCGAGGTCACCATTTCTGGGAGCCAGGAGAAGTGCTTTGTGGTGCCTGAGGAGCCAGGCCCCGCCTCCAGCCTGGTGCTCATTCATAAGGACATGGGCTTTAGTGCCTGGGCAGAAGTGGTGGAGGTGGAGACGGGCACCTGaccccctcacctccttcagagTTTTATATAAAGCTAGTGTTTTCTAGCTGCCGGGcgcctgtgtctttctctttgggTTGCCTGACGGAGTCTAGTCTATTCTGAGAAGCAGGTCAGGGATTTCCCTTCCTGTTTATGGACCACCACATTGTTTCCCAAGACCGTAAGGTAAACCTGTTCTAGATTTAAGAGCTTTTTACTGACTTCCGGTAGAGCATGTTCTGCCTCCTTCACCAGGAACTGCTCAGGGTGCTTGTTCTTTAAACACAACGGAAGTGACCGCACCCAGTGAGGTAGTCAGGGAGCTGGCAGCAGGACTGCCCTGCCCGGGTGCTTAGTGCTGGCATCATTGCTCCCCCCGAGCTCCCTGAGGGACAGGCACTTTGATCTAGAACTAGACGGAATGATTGGAGGGTTAAAATGCCAGAGGCTGAGCTCAGCTCATAGTTCCCTCTAACTCAGGCTGTAGGTGGTTTTGGCAAACTTTTTCACCATCTAGGGGCTGTGaagttggttttctttctgtgctGATAGACACCAGACTCACTGGAGGCAGCTAGGGCCAGATCTGAACCCTTCTGTGGGCTTGGGCCACCCAAGAAAGAGTCTGCTCACAGACTCACATTCTGATGTGCATAGACCATAAACCAGCACCCTGGGTGCCGGGATACAGCTGTGAGCAAGACTATGAGGCGATGCCTTTTACAGA is from Neofelis nebulosa isolate mNeoNeb1 chromosome 10, mNeoNeb1.pri, whole genome shotgun sequence and encodes:
- the ZNF408 gene encoding zinc finger protein 408; translated protein: MEEAEELLSGGERLQCAPDPRLGPELGWIPSGQGFARGLKDFPPGPTRAFLALKSLPRGLALGPSLAEEPCLGVWCVGEPLQPGLLWGPLEEESVTEQKEEGVKLRLEEDVSLGPWGDVCACEQSSGWISLVQQGRLEGEGNVALVRINEKLHLQVYRVVPPGFELLLWPQPPSDGLSPTQPRLEEEAAMAVVTEVDSASQQEVDSPGEDAAEPRTDPGHQSPPSIQAENMVSPGPKPQTQDQLPEESQPLGLLPRGGSMDEEDPPQTQMSPEPQSSSTTQQGPESSEASSSSSARATHLHAYLVKKLCGPSEQCPPRAKTSEFRAQQAGEQQQAGLPACLRSPPGPGGSPPKQRRRYRCGECGKAFLQLCHLKKHAFVHTGHKPFLCTECGKSYSSEESFKAHMLGHRGVRPFPCPQCDKAYGTRRDLKEHQVVHSGARPFACDQCGKAFARRPSLRLHRKTHQVPAAPAPCPCPVCGRPLANQGSLRNHMRLHTGEKPFLCPHCGRAFRQRGTLRGHLRLHTGERPYRCPHCADAFPQLPELRRHLISHTGEAYLCPVCGKALRDPHTLRAHERLHSGERPFPCPQCGRAYTLATKLRRHLKSHLADKPYRCPTCGMGYTLPQSLKRHQLSHQRGAPSSPPSVPPAASEPTVVLVQTEPELLDTCSEQDASPARDVFEVTISGSQEKCFVVPEEPGPASSLVLIHKDMGFSAWAEVVEVETGT